From a region of the Dehalobacter sp. genome:
- a CDS encoding type IV pilus twitching motility protein PilT, with protein MNLNIRDLLLMSLELKASDLHITTGLPPMFRINGILTPMANAKYLSPLDTKELVDELMDEPVKNRLQQKGEVDFSYTIPGISRFRVNVYSQRKSMAAAIRVIVPDIPSINELGLPDILKDLSMKPRGLILVTGPTGSGKSTTLAAMVRHMNTHRNSHVITIEDPIEYLHAHNQCMINQREIGDDTHTFADALRSALREDPDVILVGEMRDLETINTALMASETGHLVLSTLHTSSAATTIDRIIDVFPPNQLQQIKVQLASVLQGIICQQLLPTIDGTGRVAAMEALIVNDAVRNMIREGKTHQIDTVIQTGIKVGMAPMDYSLANLVKRKMVTLEEAKSRCVNPELFSKYLDQPFIF; from the coding sequence ATGAATCTAAATATCAGGGACTTACTTTTAATGTCATTGGAACTGAAAGCTTCTGACCTCCACATCACAACCGGTCTCCCCCCAATGTTCAGAATCAATGGTATCTTGACTCCGATGGCAAACGCCAAGTATTTGTCTCCGTTGGACACTAAAGAGCTTGTCGACGAACTGATGGATGAACCCGTGAAAAACCGTTTGCAGCAAAAGGGAGAAGTTGACTTTTCCTATACGATCCCTGGTATCAGCCGTTTCAGGGTTAACGTCTACAGCCAACGGAAAAGCATGGCAGCCGCGATCAGGGTCATTGTTCCTGATATTCCAAGCATAAACGAACTGGGACTTCCCGATATCCTGAAAGACCTCTCGATGAAACCCAGAGGTCTGATCCTGGTCACAGGTCCGACCGGTTCCGGTAAATCCACTACCCTTGCTGCCATGGTGCGCCATATGAATACGCACCGCAACAGTCACGTCATTACCATCGAAGACCCGATCGAATATTTGCATGCCCATAATCAATGCATGATAAACCAGCGTGAGATTGGCGACGATACCCATACCTTTGCAGATGCTTTACGGTCTGCACTGCGTGAAGACCCCGATGTTATCCTGGTCGGTGAAATGCGCGACCTTGAGACGATCAACACAGCCCTGATGGCTTCAGAAACAGGCCACCTGGTCTTGTCCACGCTCCATACTTCATCCGCAGCGACTACTATTGACCGGATCATCGATGTCTTTCCGCCGAATCAGCTGCAGCAGATTAAAGTTCAGCTGGCATCTGTTCTTCAGGGCATTATCTGCCAGCAGCTGCTGCCTACTATTGATGGCACCGGACGTGTTGCAGCGATGGAAGCTCTCATCGTCAATGACGCTGTCCGGAATATGATCCGCGAAGGCAAGACCCACCAGATTGACACAGTTATTCAGACTGGCATCAAAGTCGGTATGGCCCCGATGGATTATTCCCTGGCGAATCTGGTCAAACGGAAGATGGTAACCCTAGAGGAAGCAAAATCGAGATGTGTGAATCCTGAATTGTTCTCGAAGTATCTTGATCAGCCGTTTATTTTCTAA
- the tadA gene encoding Flp pilus assembly complex ATPase component TadA — MPETMRKLGQLLVESEVITTKQLEDALEMQSKTSKKLGEILIETKSITEKQLLKVLEFQYHIPYFDLGETPIDPLATGLITEGMVRKHSLIPIRKENNVLIVAMVDPLDFYAIDDVKRATLLDIKPAMATASDIMNAIERYYGKESAEKAIEELKQTYDLVDFSGIDDQFGDEVTNAPVVRLVNSVIQHAIKTNASDIHIEPSDDEMRIRYRIDGELQEAMKTSKAAHQAIVTRIKIMGQMDIAEKRLPQDGRIEVSIDGNNVDLRLSILPTVHGEKIVIRVLGMRNSTYTKSELGFTTENLELFDRIIKSPNGIILVSGPTGSGKTTTLYAVMRELNKPTVNIITVEDPVEYRMDGINQVQVNTKAGLTFASGLRSILRQDPDIIMIGEIRDSETAQIAIRSAITGHLVLSTIHTNDAASSILRLVDMGIESYLVSSAVVGLMAQRLVRKICTKCKTSYRPEHAEMMLLKLREPQPLYKGTGCPACNYTGYHGRTAIHEIIPINKDIREMVNRGVTPDQIRHIAGRFGYISLRDTCTRLVLDGTTTTEELLKVTYSIE, encoded by the coding sequence ATGCCGGAAACGATGCGAAAACTGGGACAGCTTTTAGTTGAATCAGAGGTGATTACTACCAAGCAGCTCGAAGATGCTTTGGAAATGCAGTCCAAAACTTCTAAAAAACTGGGCGAGATCCTTATTGAAACGAAATCCATTACGGAAAAACAGCTACTCAAAGTGCTGGAATTTCAATATCACATTCCATACTTTGACCTTGGCGAAACTCCGATAGATCCTCTGGCGACCGGTCTGATTACGGAAGGAATGGTCAGAAAGCATTCCTTGATCCCGATCAGGAAGGAAAACAATGTGCTAATCGTTGCCATGGTCGATCCGTTGGACTTTTATGCGATCGATGATGTCAAACGGGCCACCCTCCTTGACATCAAGCCAGCCATGGCTACCGCGTCAGATATCATGAATGCGATCGAGCGCTATTATGGCAAGGAAAGCGCCGAAAAAGCGATTGAAGAACTGAAACAAACCTATGACCTTGTTGATTTTTCCGGAATTGACGACCAGTTCGGCGATGAGGTGACGAATGCACCGGTCGTAAGACTAGTCAATTCCGTGATCCAGCATGCCATCAAGACCAATGCGAGCGATATACATATTGAGCCTTCTGACGATGAAATGCGGATCCGCTACCGAATAGACGGAGAACTTCAGGAAGCCATGAAAACATCCAAAGCGGCCCACCAGGCCATTGTCACCAGAATCAAGATCATGGGACAAATGGATATTGCCGAGAAGCGTCTGCCCCAGGACGGCAGGATCGAAGTCAGCATTGACGGCAACAATGTTGACCTCAGACTATCCATTCTGCCTACCGTCCACGGAGAAAAGATTGTAATCCGTGTCCTTGGGATGAGAAATAGTACCTATACCAAATCCGAACTGGGCTTCACTACCGAAAATCTTGAGCTGTTTGACAGGATTATTAAAAGTCCGAATGGGATCATCCTTGTTTCGGGCCCCACCGGTTCCGGAAAAACCACGACACTTTATGCAGTCATGCGGGAGTTGAATAAACCCACTGTCAATATCATCACCGTAGAAGATCCTGTTGAATACCGGATGGATGGGATCAACCAGGTCCAGGTCAATACCAAAGCTGGCCTGACTTTTGCTTCGGGACTGCGGTCCATTTTGCGTCAGGACCCGGACATTATCATGATCGGAGAGATCCGGGACTCTGAAACAGCCCAGATTGCGATCCGTTCTGCCATCACCGGCCATCTGGTCTTAAGCACCATTCATACCAACGACGCAGCTTCCTCGATCCTCCGACTTGTCGATATGGGAATTGAATCCTATCTCGTCTCTTCCGCGGTTGTCGGCCTGATGGCACAGAGACTTGTCCGTAAAATATGCACGAAATGCAAAACTTCATACCGGCCGGAACATGCCGAAATGATGCTGCTGAAACTGCGAGAACCCCAGCCGCTATACAAAGGGACTGGATGTCCTGCCTGTAATTACACAGGCTATCACGGCAGAACTGCCATCCATGAAATCATTCCGATCAACAAGGATATCCGCGAGATGGTTAACCGGGGAGTAACTCCTGATCAAATAAGACATATTGCCGGCCGCTTTGGCTATATTTCTCTGCGTGATACCTGTACCCGTCTGGTTCTGGACGGAACCACCACCACGGAAGAATTATTAAAAGTAACCTATAGTATTGAATAG